Genomic window (Streptomyces sp. NBC_01431):
GACAGCGCCGGAAGTAGACCGGAGGCACGCCGCCCCCGGAAGCGGTCTGGACAAAGGCGCCCCGGCAGCGGAGCCAGAGCCCACCGGCCACCTGCCCACGGGCAGTATCACAGGCAGGGCCCGACAACCGGCCATGCCGACAGGCGCACCACAGGCAAGGCCCGACAACCGGCCACATGCCCACGGCGCGCACAACAGGCAAGGCTCGACAACCGACCACATGCCCACGGGCAGCACCACAGGCGGGGCCCGGCGACGCGTGTCGTCGCCGGGCCCCGCCCCTGTCCGGGGACCCCCGTCACTCCTCCCCGGCCAGCTTCAGGGTGCGGAGCTTCCGGCCCGCGTACCAGGTGGCCGCCATGGTCACGCCCACCAGCAGGATCACCGCGAGCGGCAGCCCCACATCGGAGGAGATCACCCCGTTCGCGCCGATCTTCTCGGCGAGCGCGAGCGACCACTGCTGGACGCTCAGCGTGCGTGCCCCCGGCACCAGGTTGCCGAACAACGACTCCCAGACCAGCGCGTACACCAGGCCGAAGACCACGGCGTGCCGGGTGACCGTGCCGAGTAGCAGGAAGACCGCCGCGTACGCGATGGACGCGACAAGAGCCGCCACCGTGTAGGCGATCGCGATCTGCTGGCCGTTGCCGTTCAGGATGAATCCGGCGATCAGCGTCGGAATCGCGGAGAAGGCCATCGTCACGGCGATCGCGACGATCAGCTTGGTGAAGATGATCGTCGAACGCTTCACCGGCTTGGCCAGCAGATAGACGATCGAGCCGTCGTCGATCTCGGGGCCGATCGCACCCG
Coding sequences:
- a CDS encoding ABC transporter permease, translating into MYNPTVARLTYRALLGRRRAAILFVLPALLIVIAAAVRSFTGADDQVTADLLGSFALATMVPLIGVIAGTGAIGPEIDDGSIVYLLAKPVKRSTIIFTKLIVAIAVTMAFSAIPTLIAGFILNGNGQQIAIAYTVAALVASIAYAAVFLLLGTVTRHAVVFGLVYALVWESLFGNLVPGARTLSVQQWSLALAEKIGANGVISSDVGLPLAVILLVGVTMAATWYAGRKLRTLKLAGEE